The window acaaagatgcATACAGCTATCTGCAATAAATAGCATATGAACAATGAAGTCCATGCACTAGATTAGCATTTTGACTATTCAGTAACCAGCTTCACAAAAGAGAACAAGGACATCAAAGCCATTAATGGATATATTTTGGCATACTAAAAGCCACATGCTTCCTGTAATCAATGTGATTGATAAATACCTGGAGAATTAATGGGGCTCTGAGTTATGCTGGAAATTGACCAAGCCCCATTCTGATAGGATAGCCAAACAAGCCACTGCTTTTCACAATTTTACATGGTGAAGTAGCAAGACAGATATAGAAATGACAAATTGCAAGGTCACCTCATCCAGAAGTCAAGTCACCAGTTATCCAATCCATCAGTATCATTTCTACAAAATGGATGAACGAACGCTTTAACAGAATCAATTGTTAGATAAAATGATTTGGCGGAGATATTTGggattttgtaaaatttaaattatatgaaattaaattaaatttatctaTCGAGATGATATGAGCTGATAACTTCAAGCTATCAATAGAGATTGGTTTTTACCAATTATTATCCGTGGAGTGGCTGAGCGAGCAGAGTGTACGCAGCAAAGTCTGAGCGACTGAGTCTGACCGGCCGAGATCGAGCGTCCGAGTGTCAAGGTTACTAAGTTCCCCATGAACTACTTGTCTcgagtgacttcttcgaagttgtggagcatctcgttgttgcagcacacatgtctggtgactccagtatcgatccaccattgccgcggGTTCGAACCGACCAGGTTCAATTCTAAGACTACTATGCAGAGATCGTCCATTTCTGGCCCCTCATTTAAGTTGGTCTCCTGTGTTTTTCTTCGACTTTTTGCATTCTGAATATTTGTGACCTACTCGGTCACAGTTGAAACACTTCTCAAAGAACTTCTTCTTACTAATGCCTCATTTGGGTCCTATCTTGAAAGGCTTGGGGTTCTTCTGTTTTGAgttttgaccgtgctcgaccacgttgacTTTCATAGTAGCatgagagaacaactttctctctgaactcttgttgtcttcttcgatgtgaAGTCTAACAATAAGTTCTTCCACATTCATCttcttccgcttgtgcttcaggtagttcttgaagttcttccaACCAGGAGgtaacttctcaatgatagcagctacctagaaggtttcactcagaaccatctcTTCTGAGTGGATATAGTgaaagatcacctgaagctcctggacttggttgATCACCATCTTGGAGTCAATTATCTTACAGACCAGGAATCGGCCCacaatgaacttcttggcccctgcatcctccgtcttgtactcCTTGTCTAGGGACTTCCATAATTTTTTAGTCGTTCTCTTTATACAGTTGGCAAGacaggatgtagtttcggcaaaggaactcagaatgagtctatGCCTCCACTGCCCTAATGGTCTGCGCATCAGTATGCTTGGGAGGGTCTTCGGTCAAGAACCAAACCGGATTGaatgtggtcaagtagaagagcatcttgtGTTGCCACTTCTTGAAGTTCAATCGACTAAACTTCTCTGACTTTTCCCTGTCATTGATTGACATAATTCCAATCGAGGCGAAGGGGCCTTCATGTGTTGAGTctattgcacctcaacattctATTACGTGGCTATCTTAACAGAATCAAGTCTATTTCAAGATTGTTAGACAAAACAATCTGCCAAAGATATTTGGGACTTTGTCGAATTTAAATCACacgaaattaaatttaacttatctgtcgagatgacTTGAGCCGATAATCTCAGGCTACCAGCAGGGGTTAGTTTTTTCCAATTACTGTCCGCGGAGTGGTTGAGCAAGCAAAGTGTTCGCGTAGCAAAGTTTGAGCGGCCGAGTCCGAGCGATCGAGACCGAGTGTCGACAAGATAGTGTGGTCGAGCAAATGGAGAGTCTGACCTGATAGAGCGACCGAGCAAGCTGAGCGTCTGGAGAGTTAGGTTGACCGAGCAGTCAGGCCGACCGGGCAGAGTTGTCGGGCGAGCGAGCTAGCTGGTGAGCGAGCTGTAGGTCCTCTGAGCAAAAAGGCAGAGCAAGCGGCTGGGCGAGCAGAGAGACCCAGTGGTCGAGCGAGTTGGAGGTTGTCGGGCAGAAAGGTTGAGCGAGCGAGCTGGAGGCCGAGCAAGTGATGCAAGCGATCGAGCGAGCAAATAGACCGAGCGAAATTGCGATCGGGTAAGCGAAGCAGCCAAGTGGACGATCGGGTAGTGTAGCAGGGTGACCGAACGAGCGAAATGGCGGCCGAACGATTGTGACTATCCGGGTCAAAGTTGAGCTTGAGACTAGCCGGGTGTAGAGGCTGGCTAGGCGAATGAAGCAACCAGGCGAGTGAGCCTTTGACCGAGCGAATCGACCGGGCAAGGTGAAGCGTAGAACTTGACTGGGCATGCACACTAAGTGAACCGAGACCTGCGATGAAcacaatttccttgaaacagattcgtcccactTCTGACTATGCTTCATTACTCGACGAGCTATTTCACTCGACCATTTTGATTCTACATTTGCACATGCAAGTCATGCTTACACACAAAATAACATGATTCAAGCGGAAAGAGTCTCTCCTCATATATTTGTTCACATTATCAAAacatatgaatcaatataaattaatcaatttaCTTTGAAACTTTCAATATAggactaaaatctcattcatAACGAAACTCCACTCCGTACCTCTTTCACTTCATCTGTATTCATATATCCAATATCAACTTCTAGTATTATTTCCATTTCTTGTTACATCAGTCATTATTGACAATCTAACCTTCcatacaaaacaaacaaacaaacaaatatcCTCTCTTTAACAACCTGTACTACTATAAGCTGTTCGTCTGATCCAAGACATCAGGACGTCAATATTCAGCATTTAATTCTTTTAGGCTTCATGTCATCTTCTATGACGCCTCAGTTTTCATTGTGGTGTATTTTCGAGGTGAGTTCGCTCCTCTCGTAACCATAGCATCAGGTAGTATCCAATCGACCAATCAATCGACATTGTTTCAATCACCCTAAGAACTCAAAATGCAATATTTAATTGCACAATCTGATTGTGCAAGCCACAGCCTGGGCCCAATACTTCAGCCGTGCTTTAACATCATCCGGATCATCTCCTGGAAACAACACAAGCGAAAGATGAATCAGATAATGCACAATTGTGACTCAAATTGTTAGATGACAACTTTTCTGTAGGAGCTAGTATTCACAAAtcgcacaattttttttttaaaaaaaatttggtcgATTTTCTACGGACGAAAAGCAAATCCCTATACGACGATAAAAACAAGTTCTTTTAAACAAATTTCATTTTACCTGGGCAAGAGATCTTCCAATTGGCGATGGGAGGCGACGGCGGCGTCGGGCACAGATCGACTGATTCACCCGAAGAAGAGCGATCAAGCGACCCTTTCTGCTTCTCGTCCAAGAATCTCTGTCTCATCGAGTAGCAAAGCTCCAGCGCTGGGAGCGTGCTGCAGAGATCTGGAATCACCTCGTAGCTGAACGCAAACCCTAGGTCAAGGCAACCTTTGAGATCTTCCAGATCCTCATCCGTCAGGCTTTTCGTCCTCCCGACACCATTCTTTCCCTCCTCTCCACCGTCCTCCGCGTCGATGTACCCTTCGAGCATCACCTCGCCGCTCTTCCGCGGCCACGACTCTTCTACCCATCTTCCTCTCCACAGgatcacctcctcctcctccaccgccACCACCTTCGGCTCCTCGTCTTCTCGCCTCTCCTCGGAGAAGTCCGCTTCAAAGCAGCTGCTTCCCATCTCGCTAATCTCCATCTCGTCCCTCTCTTGTGCTGCCACGACCATTCATTGGCCCTTTTAATGTTgcaaaggcgggtcccgccgcccagcggccccctcacccctgccccacgagtatgagagggagtaaatcacggtgaatacgggcccggcgatgacatggcggtcgaaggtgtttagcacggacagatattgatgttatcgcaattgctgccgcagaccttcgacctcccgacccatgttacaagaataccatgtcataaccggttgatcccgcccgtggggcTTCATTGGCCCTTTTAAGGGAAACGTTGCGGTGGGTCTATCCTACCTGTTAGCTAAATTTTAAGTTTGCCCCCTAACATTTAACTATTTTATCGTACGCTGAAAGGTTTCCGTTTGTCTAtcctcaatcttttaaattaataaaatttgagAAGCAAAATGATAATTTGTCTGATGTTATGCCTACAGGAAGATGACAGATGGCATGAGCTGTCATTTAGACCACAAAAATTAAGATGATCAATTGTTTATTTCACTTTCCCTTCTACCCTCTCATTCCATTGGCCAGCCGTGCGGGTGCCGCAACCGTAGATGAATTGCCTAACGACGTACTAAACTTTGGCACCCGTGTCGCGTGTCGGGTCAGTAACTCATTTGCGCCAGAAGAATTCAGACGCGTGGCGTGTGGGTCACGTCGGCATCTTGCGGCCGCGTGGAGCCCTGCGGTGGCGTCGACGAGCCTGGACCGCGAGCCTGCCGCGTGACTGGCGGTTTCGCTGACGTGGTAAGTAGGAGGATAACGTGAAGAATAGTGAAATTCGGACCCACAACAAGTTCAATATTTTCGGCATTTTCCACGTGTGATGTGGCGCTTGCACACGCGGCGTGACAGCCCCCATGAGTTGACTAATAATGAGAGATAGTCAATTGGCATTGAAGCAGCAAGATGCCGAACAATATAGTATTATTCCTGAGTCAATGATgacatgtaaaaaaaattattattttacagGTGGGAACACATAACTTTATTTCTTGGAGTTTAAGTCATACATTGGCACACATATATGCCataaattattgataaattcTTTGAATAATTCAATGGAATAAATCTCGGTTCTAGATTGATAGTTACATGTCAACTTACACGAGCacttaaattatattaattaaaaacatatttatgttttaaaaaaatgccACTTGTACATTTAGTTTTTTGCTTATTGTTAATTAAGAGGCATGTGATGATTATAATTATGAGATATGAAAGCACCCTTTTTTGATAATTAATGaattaagttattattatttggtTGTCATAGTTGTAGATATTATTCTGTAGGATCATTTCTTATCTTTGACATAATTTCACAAGGATTTTAATGCTACGTTGTTTCTTTTCGTGAGCAAATTGatcaaaactaaaattcatttcgagtgattaaaaaatatatagaggAGCTTGCGTTTCCAACACTATCTTACCAAATCAAGGACATGATCGAGACACACAAGATGCATGCAAGCAAAAGTAAAAGGCAGGTATATAAAATGAAAGCATTTGAAGCTTAGAAAAAGGGGGAAAACTCCTTTCAGGATGCAAAACAAAGCAAAAGGAAGAGTAGATCACTGGCCACCAAACTGATCTACTGTTGATCTTGGCCATGGTCATTTTGGTCATGGTCATGTGGTTCTCTGTTTCTGTCGACTCCGTAGTCAGCCCAAGGTAATAGCGACTCGAGGAAGACGATTGCAGCATTGCGGCCAATGATCTCACGAGGAGCAGCACGGACACGCACGGGGATAGCCTCTCTTTCAGCATCTTGTATCTCATGCAACTGTGGAGGGCCAACCATGAAGTCTCGTATTTCTTCAGGGGGGATTGTCGGAATCACATCAGAGAAATCGGATACCATTAGATGTGAATACCTGATGAGAAAGTCAAATAGACACTTAGAAAAAAGTACACTGCAAATGCAAAATCTGGGATTAATGTCGAAATTTCGTCCATGTATTCTCGAGGCATACTCATACGTGGTCAAAATACCAAGTCTAGTTTTTAAGTTGCTTAACTAAGAATGAGATTCATTTGTCATGCCATAC is drawn from Zingiber officinale cultivar Zhangliang chromosome 1B, Zo_v1.1, whole genome shotgun sequence and contains these coding sequences:
- the LOC121991512 gene encoding uncharacterized protein LOC121991512 produces the protein MVVAAQERDEMEISEMGSSCFEADFSEERREDEEPKVVAVEEEEVILWRGRWVEESWPRKSGEVMLEGYIDAEDGGEEGKNGVGRTKSLTDEDLEDLKGCLDLGFAFSYEVIPDLCSTLPALELCYSMRQRFLDEKQKGSLDRSSSGESVDLCPTPPSPPIANWKISCPGDDPDDVKARLKYWAQAVACTIRLCN